TCGCGGGTGAGCACGACGACCTCGTGGCCCGCCGTGAGGAGGGCGGGCACGAGCCGACTGCCCACGAAGCCCGTCGCACCGGTGACCAGAACGCGCATGTGACGTCGAGTAGCGGACGGGTCATAAGTTCACGCTCGGCGGTAGCGAACGCACCGCGCGAATCGGCTGGGGAGGCGTGTGGGCGGTTGCGGGGCGGTGGCGGTCTCTCGCTTGATGCAGGACTCGTGCTGTGCCAAGTAGCGGTTGCTGCCGACCAACTCAATCACAAGCAGGCTGCTCCACGGTCACGACACTGTCGAGAAAGGGCTATCCGCCCTCGAACCCGTTCGTGGACATGGCCACCGAGTCGTGTGACGGCTGCGGGCGTGCGGTGCAGATCGCTGGTGGGGTCGCCAACCTCTGGACGTTCGGCGGCGATAGAGGTGAAGGCCTCACGCTCGAATTCGAGGACGGCTCGGAGCGTTTCCTCTGCTACGACTGTATCGAGGAACTTCCCGAGAACCCCTGTGCGGACGATGTCACAGCCCTCGACGAGCGCGTGTAGCGTCCTCGGTACGTGTTCTGCGAGCGCCCGTCGCTCGGAGGATTTACGTGCCGGGCGGCGGTTCTCTCCTTGTGAACCCCGCGCGGCTCGAAGCCGAATTTCCCGCCCCCTCCTACCGCGGGAACCAGCAGCAGGCCCTCGGGAAAATCGGCGAGGCGTTCGCGGCGGGCAACGACGTCGTGCTCGTGCGCGCGCCGACCGGTTCCGGGAAATCCCTTCTCGCCCGCGCCATCGCTGGCTGTGCGCGCCGACCCGACGAAGCCGACCCGCAGGACGCCATCGGGGCGTACTACACCACCCCCCAAGTGTCCCAGCTCGACGACGTCGCCGCCGACTCCCTCCTCTCGGATTTGCAGGTGATTCGGGGAAAGCGCAACTACTCGTGTCTCCTCCCCGGTGAAACCGACACACCCGTCGACCGCGCGCCGTGTGC
This region of Halococcus sediminicola genomic DNA includes:
- a CDS encoding DUF7561 family protein, producing MATESCDGCGRAVQIAGGVANLWTFGGDRGEGLTLEFEDGSERFLCYDCIEELPENPCADDVTALDERV